aacaaaaatacagctAGTAAAAATGTTGGAAGTTCAGGGAGAGTGATGGACAATACTTATTCTATCGTTCAAGGTTCCATATCTCAAGTCAGAGGGGAGTCAGATACTAATCAAAATGATTTAGAAAACAATTACAGTGTTATACAAAAACAAACCGGAAAATCAAATATAGCTACCTCCAAGAAGGAAATGGTAGTTAATCAATTGTACCAcatgtaaaaatgtgagattccTGTCTTACTTGATCATTGCTTTCCTTATTATctatatttatgaataaatatgtataatgtAAGTGTAGCAAACCGCCCTAACAATTCCATATAGCTTCCAAGGGAAAACTGGGCTAACAATCGTCCGTATGTATTTTGGTATTTAAACTTGTTACGTAAATACTAAAATTTCAGAACTGGCTAAAGCTTCAGGCTACTTTGCCACTCAATCATGGCTATGTAttattaaaattgttaaattacCAAATTGAGTCAACGTTCTTTAACTGATCTTGTCCCACTTATAAGTACTGTCCAGTGTCCAATACATTTTCTATCGAAGGCTTAACTTATTATCCTATAAACAATATCATCAATAACTTTGCTTCTGAGTTTGCAATGTACAGATTTTTAATGTTACAATTATATTGAATCAAATTATTGGactttgttatatatatatgttattttacGTTGTTGAAAACGATAGCCAAGGTTGATTTGAATGGGTCATTGCCATCGTAGCAAATTAACTGTAGTTTGCATCACGAGAGAGgctatttatttcaatattgcaAGCATGTTCGGTAATTACCTGAAATAGTGTTTATTATCTGGTAGAGACAAGGTGAACTATTTACTCGGATACAATGTACGACAAAGTGAgccaaaaactacaaaaatcTTGGACAATCGGAAATCAATTTGTTCAGACATATTCTGGGAAATTCCAAATCTGGTGCAACTATGAATATCTGCCGCCAGAAGGATTAGCTTAGGAAGTTAGGTACTCGTTGCAGTGGATAATATCGACAACTAACGAGTGGCTAGCTTGTGATTGTTAAAACCAGGTTACTTTAATTGTGTACAGCTCTAGCCCAATACGGGAAGTTTAATATTAACTAGACGAAAGGGTGATATTGATTAAGCAGTTAACGGAAAGAAATCTTGATCTTTTTCTGTAAAATAGGCAAGTTTGAATAAGGTTAACAGGTCGTCAATTTGATTTAGTTGGACAAAGCTTTTCTGTTTCATCTCACTGGATGATCGGGATGAGATTCTCTGAATGTTTTGTCGTTCTTATGATATTTTGTGGGCTGTCGATGCGAAGATCAGCTGCAGGTAACTAACTATTAAAATGATGATAGATACAGTTTTTGTTTCAGAATCAGCCGAAGGTGTGAATTTTACCCAAAATTCAATCGTAAAAAATAAAgaacttttttgaattttatagcTACTATCATCACGAGCCAACTAAATAGATTCTATTCAAATACCCATAATCCCATTTTGACTATTCCAATTGATTTATATATAGCCTACTAAGCTAACTTTTGCGATCAATAacaccaaaaacattttcattggCGCTTCATCAGTATATGACTAGCAATATATTTCACACTACAGCTCAATATCCCCCGTGTGATGAGATGTTGAAGACAATTTCAAAATCTAATCCAGTGTACGAAATGTTGTCTACTTTATGCGATGTTGTCAACATTGTCGCCAGTAATTTTTCAATGTCTGTTTCTGATCCAggttaagtatatatatatgactccATAGGTTTCAATGTTTAGTCAATGTTTAGTAACTATAAATATTTAccattttggaatttttcaagAAGAGCTGAAAAACTTAGTGAGGGTTTACCGGGTTGGTTTGATGACGACGACGCTGTCGATATTATGATGTTGATTAAATTAAACCATGCATATTCGAGACTTCAGGTCATAAAAGCGCATAGCCACATTAATCGGTTATTGTAACAACTAGATCAGATTTTAGTGCAGTGAGAAAGATGCGTCGATACAACACGAGCAGAATAACATGAAAGACACATTATGTTTACcattaatataaataattagATTCAAAcaatttacatttatttctGTTCGTGTTTTATAGCGGACAATTCCAATTAAATTCTAATGCCCATATTACAATCTACAGAATCAAGCCGCGATGAGCGACTAGTTGTGATCACAGCACTCAAACACGAAATTATTGTGATGACTGAACTTATTGCGGGAGAAAAAAACTTCAGTGTGTTTAAAGTTCCCGGCATGCAAGACGGAATATATGTTGATTACGATTCTGTCGAGGGCTATGTGTATTGGGCATGGGAAGGGTTTCATAAAGCAAGACTTGACGGAAAAGGTAATTTTTTGAATCCGTGATAATTTGTTTTGGACAACGTTCACAAATTTTGCATCTTTCAAGAATACAAACACTTTATGAATGCAAATGAAACGTGTGAGGGCTTGACGATTGATTGGGTGGCGAGAAATTTATACTGGGTtgaatatacaaacaaaataaaagtatCGCGTATGAACGGAAGCTTGCAGAAAACATTGGTCGGTGCGGATGATTTGGATACACCAAGGTAGGCAGAGCAATGcttaaattaaaaagttgtttGAATTTTGTACATAAATATGATTATAATTTTTCTATCTCATTTAGGGGTATAGCCGTTGATCCATTGAGAGGAAAATTGTATTGGGGTGAATGGGGTTTCAAACCAAGAATTGCATCTGCATGGATGGATGGGACAAATTCAAAAACATTGGTTGACGAAGACATTATGTGGCCAAATGGGAAGACATAATTctaatagtttttaaatttaataaataaatttgaagtgCCACAAAACAGCCTACTGCAATACATAATACTCTATACCAGTGATTCGTTCCTTCCTGGCCCACCAAGGGAGCGACAGAGCAATTGTAGGAGGCCACCATGCCACGCGCAGAACtgatttcactttttttttacaccgcccgttcttcctagtttcattgctagATAAGCTTATATCACAGAATGTTTTCCTTTTGTTGAGCAtgaaattgtttgaacataatgggattcgGAATTTACCTATCAaagtaacactataaataccaatGGGGTGATAAACAGGGGCACCTTGAGTGATAAAAAGCTCCAACAGAGGGCCACGGGAAATAAAAGGTTTGGGACCACTGCCCTAAGCATTGTAGTCTTTTCATTGCATAAACAAATTAGATTTTGTtatattaaatatgaaaatttttacagGGGGAAAAAAACATCACCCaagcattaaaacaaaaatcacCATAACTGTTTAATTTTCATTTGGCTTTTGATCTAACAGCAAATATTTTAGGCGTCAATTTTCGGATTTCAGTGTTTCAGAACTGAAAAAGGTTAATTCTGTTTATGCCCACATAGCTTGGTCAATATTCACGGTTACCATAACGACCATATGTATTGTGATTGATATTTTAAACTGTTTTTCCACAACAGGAATTACATCAGACATTGAACGGAATGTAATATACTGGATTGATGCTAGGTTTAATACTATATCAGTCGTCAACACCGACGGCTCTGGTAGAAAACAACTTCTGTCGACATCTTCATTATCTCAGAGGTCTCTCCTATTTGGAATAAAGTTAGTTTGACTTACATTTGATCATTTTCTACGAAAATTCACTTGGGGTGTGATGACCTTGTTAATAATTTATGACTATATTTGATGATAATATTTGATGACTCTCGATGTAAACCTTTATTTCATGGTGTTAGGTAATAAACACCTGACCCGAAAACAATGAAGTAACAAAAAATTTGCCTTTTCTACATTTTATGCATATATATACTAGGAGTTATTCATCGAAATATGCTGAGCCGGACTACGAGGTCTAATCATCAACAAAATTTGATAATTCAACCATCATTACCATCGTATCTTCAACACGAGTCTGAGTTTCTCAACGGCGCTGAAAAACTTCACGTTAGGAAATGCTTCAGTACTCTATGAAGAAGCCATTTTTGCCTTTTTCATAACAAATACGtccttaaatttgaaaattaaactcGTTTTCCTCTGTAAAAGCTATGTAGACAATCACATATATTGGACTGACTGGCTGAAAGGAAATCTCGAAAGCTTCAACGTGAATACAAATGAGACAAAGACCCTTCTACATACCAACATTCCAATAAATGGAGTCAAAGCTACGAAACTGTACCCCCCGCCAGGAATTACAAATCAATGTGGGGTATTTAACGGGGGATGTTGGCATCTTTGTCTTTATACACCCAAGGTAAATAACGAATTTTGAAGATattctattttaaaaaatataagagTCTATATAGTTTACTTTGACCGTTGAATAGAAATAATATGGTTATATTGCGCAATTATGTCATCCAATGCTAAATAAAATTCATGCTTTGTTGACATGGGTATACTAAAGGAAGTTTATCCAAGCATATGAACGCAATTTCTTGTCTAGATAAAGCAATTACCGAATTGAACCCTAGTAAATTGTGggaagaaaatattattttaatttaccaTTTTCGCCAAGTATATTTCTCACGATGTTTTAGCGCTTTTATGTTTCCTTTCAATCATATAAGTAAAGTAGCATAAATAGCATGCCATAGAACGTCGAAAGGAAGATATTCAAACGTGCACTTTTCATAGGGGCCAAGCTGCAACTGCGCGGATGGATGGAAACTCGATGTACACGGAGCATGCACTGAAACTGATATTGTCGTTTAATAAAAATTGGAATAGCGTAAATTGATTTGAATACTCTTTATAACAATGGCTGTATAGAATTGCAACTTTAAATGGCTTATTCATATTTGTGCGAATACTTATACATTGTTTTCAACCACAATATCATGTCTGTGttatatttcatttgtattaAACGGATCATAGTACGTGATAATAAATTGTGCATAGATTTACTAGATTTCAAGGTTTGTTTAGTTGAATAGATTTTGAAAGTATCAGTTATCATAAACTAAGAATCATTGCTTCATACATCTTGGTAAACAGACGCAAATACTGGCACAAAGTACATGTATTTTTGTCGTTCACTTGCTGGTCCTGAATAGGCTTCAGAAACTATTAAATGACGTACTCTCACCTCAATACAGTAACAAAAAATGCTTATTCGAAATCATGCAAATGATTTACTTCGTGATCTTTTTTGCTGCAAATGATTTACTTCGTGATCTTTTTTGCTGCAACTGACATACAGGTCATTGcacttttgtttttatatttcattatattcCACTACTTTATTTTACTCATATACTCGAACCATATGACGTTGTATCTCATGACAACTCAAATTTCGCTGttgataaaaaaacaatattgaaacaatAGAGTCAAGTAGTACGAACTTTAATCAGGCCGTGCCACTAGGTTCCAATTACTCTCCCAATTGCATGCAATACGAATCAATTCACAGTCCATAAACAACAGAAAATCAGTTTTACATAACTTTGAAATAATTGTAATTTATATCGAAAAAAATGGCCTTTTGTTGTAAGATACTGCCTTTTTTATTAGGTAGGTAGGTAATAGAAtttaatgtatatttttttagTGAAACGTATgtattagagcagtggttcttaaactttttaagccacgcCCCTTTTTAGAGTTTATCAAGTCCCGCATCTCAAAATAACTCAAAAGCAAAATAACAATAAGCTACGAATAACAGATAGATAGTAAGACGGAAagatgttttatttgaaaaacacgttaaaaattcttggatggaacgtaaataataaaacaaatgaaaagttttgaaatgaaaatatcaaaattaaggcgggcaagatcaaagttaacaaatatttttattttcatttagcctcacgtcccctcaaaaaaCTGTTTACCCgacgtttgagaaccactgtattagAATGTAGTTCATCAATTGGTCACGTAGTATTGTTTTTTTAGAAACGATATCGGGTTTCAATACCTGGTACGAGTTTCCCAATTTAAGTATGAGCGGAACTATTTGTCAATCTTTTTCATAGGCGAGAAAAGGCAATTTGGCATGCTACTGGAGGaatttataataaacaaacaaacatcaAAACATCATGTgattttgacttttatttttcatttctgaaTAAATTTCTTATTGTTGGCATTTTTGTATCTGATCGTTATCGATTTCTACATAAAATACCAATTCAATTCTGAGAACTTCCATACAATTTTAGTGATGATCTGTGTGAATACAGAATTGAAagataaaaaatgaaacttcTGAGTTGTGAGTCAATTTAGCAGAATGTATTTACTGTGATTCAATCTGTAAGACTGTGAAtgtgaataaatataatatcatCTTGTGAGTGTAAACATATGTATCAGAAGTAAACGCTGAGCACCCTAGCACCTTACTATACAGTCATTCAGCACTTGATTGGGAGAGCCGCAATATATCAAACAAGTCAGCTATTTGTATTCCATTTATGGATAA
The genomic region above belongs to Styela clava chromosome 13, kaStyClav1.hap1.2, whole genome shotgun sequence and contains:
- the LOC120332948 gene encoding low-density lipoprotein receptor-like, with protein sequence MIGMRFSECFVVLMIFCGLSMRRSAAAQYPPCDEMLKTISKSNPVYEMLSTLCDVVNIVASNFSMSVSDPESSRDERLVVITALKHEIIVMTELIAGEKNFSVFKVPGMQDGIYVDYDSVEGYVYWAWEGFHKARLDGKEYKHFMNANETCEGLTIDWVARNLYWVEYTNKIKVSRMNGSLQKTLVGADDLDTPRGIAVDPLRGKLYWGEWGFKPRIASAWMDGTNSKTLVDEDIMWPNGKT